GCTCGGGGAAGGCGAAGAGGTCGGCCAGCAGGCCTTGGGTGAAGACGACGCTGCCGGCGCCGATGAAGGCGATCTTGGGGTGGGTCATGAGGCGTGCGCTCCGCTCGGGGTGGTGTGGGCGAGGACTTCGTCCCGCGTGGGCTGGGCCGGGGTGCCGCCGCGCGCGCGGGTGGACAGCGACCCGCAGGCGACGGCGAACAGCAGTGCCTCGTACGGGGGCCGTTCATCGAGGAGAGCGGCGATGAACCCGGCGTCGAAGCTGTCTCCGGCGCCTACGGTGTCGACGGGGGCCGAGGGAAGGCCCGGAGCGGTCAGGAGCGTGTGGCCGTTGTGGCACAGGGCGCCATCGGCGCCGTTCTTGACGGCCACCAACGGGACGCGAGCGGCGAGGAGTTCGGCCGCTCGCTGCGGGGTGCCGGCCGGCAGTCCGGCCAGGTGCAGGGCCTCCTGGGCGTTGGGCAGCAGGATGTCGGTCTCGCCGAGGACGGCGTCGAGGGCTGCCGGGTCCCATCGCCCCGAGGGGTCGTCCTGGGTGTCGAGCGACGTGCTCGCGCCGTGCCAGCGGGCGGTGCGCAGCAGCCGGGGCAGGTCGGCGGCAAGCCGGGGCTGCAGGAAGTACGAGGCGGCGTGGACGTGCCGGGTGTCGGCGAGGAGCTCCGCGGGGACATCGTCGCCGCTGACGGCGGTCAGGGTGCCCGGAGAGGTGAGGATGGCGCGGTCGTCGCCCTGGGTGAGCACGACGGTGAGCGGGGTCGGCCGGGAGGCGTCCACCCGCAGGGCCTGGGTGTCGACGCCGCGGGCGTTGAGCGCGTCGCGCATGTAGCGCCCGGCCTCGTCGTCGCCGACACGGCCGGCGAAGGCCACCTTCAGGCCCAGGCGCGCGGCCCCGCACGCCATGATCGCGGCCGAGCCGCCGAGGGTGAGTGACCCCGCGTCGACGAGCTGTTCGCGCTGGCCGAAAGCGAGCGGTCCGGTCAGCGGGCCCACGATCACATCGGGATTGGCGTCCCCGATGACGAGTAGGTCGTACGAGGGTGGCATCGAGTTCCTTCGGGTCGTACTGGAGACAGGAGGGAGGAGAGGGGAGGGGAGGGGAGGGGAGGGGAGGAGCGAGGAAAGCGGGGAGGGTCAGCCCTTCAGGCCGCTGGAGGTGACCGAGCGGATGAAGGCCTTCTGCGCGAAGAGGAACGCGACCAGCACCGGAAGGACGGTGAGCACGTTGCCCGCCATCACCGCGGACCAGCGCGTGTGGTGCTGCCCCTGGAAGGTGGTGAGACCCAGCTGCAGCGTGTACTGGGTGTCGTGGTTGATCGCGATCAGCGGCCAGGTCAGGTCGTTCCACGTGGTGAGAAAGGTCAGTACCGCCACCGTGGCCAGCGCGGGCCGCGCCAGCGGAAGCACGATCGACCAGAGGACCCGCAGCCTCGAACAGCCGTCGATCCAGGCGGCCTCCTCCAGCTCCCTGGGCAGGGAGAGGAAGAACTGCCGCAGCAGGAACACCGCGAACGGCGTGACGAGGGAGGGCACGATCAGCGCGCCCAGGGTGTCGATGAGGCCCAGCTTCTTCATGACCAGGAAGGTGGGGATCATCGTCAGCTGGAACGGAACCGCCATCGTGGCCAGCATCAGCACGAGCAGCGCCCGTGAGCCGCGAAAGCGCATCCGCGCGAACGCGTAGCCGCCGAGCGCGCCGAAGACGAGGTTGGAGGCGACGGCGACGGCGGAGACGATCGCCGAGTTCAGCAGCCAGCGAGGGAACATGGCGTTGCCCAGCACATAGCGGTAGCCGCCCAGATCGATGCCGGAAGGCCACAGCGCGGGCGGGAAACGGTTGATCTCCGCGTTGGTCATCACCGAGCTGAGCAGCAGCCAGATCAACGGCACGGCGAAGAGCAGCGCCAGCGGGGCGAGGAGCACGTGCCAGGCGCTGAAGGCCAGCCGGAAGCGGCGCCGGCGCAGAGCGGCGGGCTCGGTGGCCCGGCGTGCGGTGGCCTTGGGTACGGTGGTGGTCGCGGTCATCAGGCGGCTGCTTTCGTACGAAGGGTGCGCTCACGGCCACGGACCACGCGCAGCACGACGGCCACGACGAACAGGGCGAGCGCCAGGACGTAGGCGGCCGCGGCGCCGTACCCGGCGGTGAAGTTCTTGAACGCCTGCTCCCAGATGAAGTAGACGATCACCGTGGTCGAGCCGAGTGGTCCGCCCTTGGTCGTCACATAGACCAGGTCGAAGACCTGAAGGGCCTGGATGGTCTGCCACAGCAGCAGAAACACGCTGACCGGGGAGAGCGCGGGCAGCGTCACGTGCCGCAGCAGGTGCCGTCGCCCCGCGCCGTCCAGGCGGGCCGCCTCGATCAGTGACTGATCGACGTCCTGCAACGCGGCCAGGTAGATGACGGTGCACAGCCCGGTGCCGCTCCACAGCGTGATGGCGACCAGCACGAACAGCGCCTGCGACGAGTCGGTGAGGAAGCCCTGCGGCGAGATCCCCAGATGGTGGAGGACGGAGTTGGCCGCCCCGAACTCGGGGTCGAGGATGAACGAGAACAGCACGCCCTGGGCGGTCGCCGAGATGACGAACGGCACGAAGAACAAGGTGCGGTACAGGCCGACGAAGCGAATCCGCCGGTTCAGCGCCAGGGCGAGTGCGAGTCCGATGACGATGCTCAAGGGCACGTACAGGACGGTGTAGAGCAGGGTGTTGCGCACGGCCTGGCTGAAATGCGGGTCCTGGGACAGCGCCCGGTAGTTGTCGAGGCCGACCCAACGGCTGGGCGTGACGAGGTCGTTGGCCTGGAATGACAGCAGCAGCGACCAGACGACCGGCAGGACGCTCAGGCCGAGGATGACAAGCACCGCGGGGGAGATGAAGGCCCAGGCGGTGACGGTCTCGCTGCGGCGCCGGCGGCGCAGGGCGCGTTGGCCGGAGGCGTCCGGGGACAGGGTCAGGGGGCGGGGAAGTGGCGGCATGTCGGTCCTCAACGCGGTATCAGCAGGGCGGCGTTGGCTTCTTCGGCGCACGTGCGCACCGCGTCGGCGGGGCTCTTGCGGCCGAGCAGGACGGAGACGACCGCCTGCCCGAGGGACTGGGAGACGCGGGGGTAGGCGGCGTGCACGGGGCGCACCCGCGCCGAGGTGACCGCGTCGGTGAACACCGGCAGGCCGGGCATGTCGGCGGCGTGCTCGCGCCAGGCCGGGCGGTCCTGGCTGCGGCGGCTCAGCGGCAGGCTGCCCGCCTCGACGGCCCACCGGCTGTCCGGCCCCGGCTGGTTGAGCCAGGTGACGAAGGTGCGGGCGGCCCTCTTCCGGGCCGTGCCGTTGTCGAACACCGTCCAGGTGTCGGGTCCGGAGATGGTCACGGGGCGGCGGCTGAAGCTGGGCAGGGGCACCACGTGGTAATCGACCTTGGCCTGGGTGATGTCCGGAAGCTGCCAGGGGCCGGTGGGCACCATGCCCATCCGCCCGGAAAGGAAGACCTGGTACATCTGCTCGCTGCCGGGCTTGGGGTCGACGTAGACGCTCTTGTCGCGCACCAGGTCCCGTACGACCTCCAGTGCGCGTACGCCCTCCTTCGCGAAGCCGATGCCGTGCCCGTCGTCGGCGATCACGTCGCCGCCCAGGTCCCACACCATCGGCCACATCCGCCACACGGTGTCCTCGTCGCCGGTGCCGGGCCAGCCGGTGCCGAAGCGCCCCTTGCCGGCATCGGTCAGGCGGCGCGCCGTGTCGGTGAACTCGTCCCAGGTCCAGCCCGGTTCGGGCAGATCGAGTCCGGCCTCGGCGAACAGCTTCTTGTTGCAGACCACGGCGAGGCAGTCCAGGAGCGCGGGCATCGCACGGACCCGGCCGTTGATGGTGACGGCCTGCCGGGCCGGGGCCCAGAAGTTGCGCCACGGTGTCGGCCCCTCGCGCACGTGGTCGGTCAGGTCGACCACCTCGGGGCTCCGGGCGACGCTGGCCAGGTCGGAGCCGAAGACGTAGGCGATATCGGGGTACGAGCCCGCGGCGAGCGCGGCGGTGATCTTCTGCAGCATGGCGTCGGCGAGCACGCCGCCGCCCATGTCGACGCGGATGTCCGGATGGGCGGCCTGGAAGCGGGCGACCAGCCCCTTGATGACCTTCGCGGCGGTGTCCGTCTGGCCGTGCCACAGCTGGATGGTCACCCGGCCGTCGGGGCCGACCCCGTCGGCGGGCCCCGTGCCGCAGCCCGCCAGCGTGCCACCGCCCGCCACGATCGCCGCCGCGCCGCCCGCGCGCAGCACGCCGCGCCGCGAGGGGCCTCCCGGCGCTCGGGGTCCTGCGGTCATCACTGCCTCCAGGGAATCGGGTGCGCCTGCGGCGCGGAAGGTCCATGGGACGGAACGTCCATGGCAGGGAGGTGAAGCGGTAGGCCCGACTCCGGGCGAACCCCGCGCGGGGGAACCCCGCGCGGAGCGGAGGCCGGGAAGGGCCTCGGATCAGCAGGTACGGCGGACGTATCCGTCGCCGCCCGCGGGCGACACACCGACGTCGCGGCGCACGATGCTCAGCCGGTCGCCGAAGCCCGCGCAGGCCTTGCGCAGACCGTCGTCCGTGTACTCGATGACCAGGACGTCGTCGCCGAACGCGGCGGTGTAGTCGCCGCACTCGTCGTACGCGCCGCACTCCTCGGCGACGGCGAAGTCGAGCCCGGTCCGTTCGCGCTCACCGGCCAGCTGGGGAGTGTTCTTCTGCGCGGCGGCCAGGCCCTGTCGGTGGGCGTGTGCGGAGAGCAGCGAGACGTAGGACATGGCCTGGTCGGCCGTCAGCAGGTCCGGGAAGCGGGTGAAGGTGTCGTAGTTGTCCGGCTCGACCGCCTGGAAGCCCTTGTCGGCACAGCCGTCGATCCAGCCGCCGACCTTGGCGGCGATCCGCTCGCGCTTGCCGGCGGTGCGGATGTCCAGGACGGCCTCGCCCCAGTCGCCGTCGTACACGACCTCGCCGTCGGCGTCCCGCAGCAGCAGGTCGGGGTCCCAGTCCCCCTCGGCCCCCGGCTGGACCTGGAAGGCGTTGAGGTAGCAGATGTTGTACAGGCCGGGTGCGGGGTCTGCCGTCCGGTCCCGGCTGACGGTCCCGACCCCGGCGGGCGGCGTGTACGAGCCGCCGATCTGGTAGTCGAACCCGGCGTGAGCCGGTGGCAGCTCGGCGGCGGTCGCGCCGGATGCCGTGGACGGGACGAGCAGGCAGGCGGCCACGGTGGCCGTGAGCGCCGCGGACGCGGCGACACCCCTGCGCAGAACACGATTGAGGCTCATCTCAGAGCTCCAGATGTCTGAGGGCACGTCCCCGCCTCGGACACGGAAGGGTCCTGGCGACTCAGTCCGGGCTCATGGCCAAGGCCAACTACCGGCTAGGCGTACCTCTGCGCCGAGTGCTCGGCATCGGCGTGCCAGGGAGTTAAGCGAGCAGTTTCGGTCATGTCAAGGGAAAGGGACTGAGGAGCACTTGGCGCAGTCGCGCAGAAACGCGCAGTATTTCTGCGGGAGTCTGCTCGTAACGGTGTACGGGGGCTATGCTCGCCCCGTGCTGAGAAGCGACCGCCATGCGCGGATACTTGAGCATGTCGCCGCCCAGGGCAGCGCGGACGTCACGCAGTTGTCCCGGCTGCTCGGGGTGTCGCAGGCCACCGTGCGCCGCGACCTGCGCCAGTTGAGCGACCAGCGGCTGCTCGAGCGCACGCACGGCGGCGCGGTCCTCGGCGGTCTGAGCATCGAGGTGCCGCTCCAGCACCGGATCGATCAGCGCTCCCCGCAGAAGCAGGCCATCGCGCAGGCAGCCGCCGGACTGGTGCCCGCCGGTGCGGTGGTGGGTCTCACCGGCGGCAGCACCACCACGGAGGTGGCCCGGCTGCTCGCCGACCGCGGCCCCGTCACGATCGTCACCAACGCCGTGAACATCGCGGCGGCCCTCGTCCTGCGCCCGACCGTCACGCTGATCGTGGTCGGCGGCACCGCCCGCAGCGAGAGCTACGAACTGGTGGGCCCCATCGCGGAGAAGACCCTCGCCGACCACCACACGGACATCGCGTTCCTCGGCGTGGACGGCATCAGCGCCGTCCACGGGTGCACCACGCACGATCAGCTGGAGGCCGCCACCGACCGTGCCTTCGCGGGCCACAGCAGTCGCACCGTCGTGGTCGCCGACCACACGAAGATCGGCAGGGCGACGTTCGCCAGGATCTGCCCGACGGCCGGCGTGCACACCCTCGTCACCGACGGCGGGGCGCCCGGGGGTGAGCTCGACGCCATCGCCGCCGACGGCGTGCGGGTCACGGTCGTCTGATCACGGCCGTCTGATCATGGTCGGCCGAGCGGGGTCAGTGCGCGATGGAGTCGATCAGCTCGCGCGCGCCCTGACGAAGGAGCGTGACCGCAACGGACGTGCCGAGCGTCGCCGGGTCGAGCGGCCCGGCCCACTCGTGGGCGTTGAGGACCGTCTTGCCGTCCGGGGTGAACACCCGGGCGCGCAGCGAGAGGTCGCCGCCCCGCTCGCAGCGGGCGTACCCGGCGATGGGGGAGTTGCAGTGCCCCTGCAGGACGTGCAGGAACATGCGCTCGGCGGTGGCCTCCCGCCAGGCCTCGGGGTCCCCGAGGCCCGACACGGCGTCGATGGTCTCCGTGTCCTCCTCGCGGCACTGCAGGGCCAGGATCCCCGCGCCGATCGGCGGGCACATCGTCTCCACCGAAAGGACCTCGGTGACCACGTCCATCCGGTCGATGCGCTCGAGCCCCGACACCGCGAGCAGCAGCGCGTCCGCGTCGCCCGCGGCCAGCTTCTCCATCCGGCGCCCGGCGTTGCCGCGCATCGGCACGCATTCCAACTCCGGGTGGGACGCCGCCAGTTGCGCGATGCGGCGCACCGAGGACGTGCCGATGCGGGTGCCCGCGGGCAGCTCGTCCAGTGTGCGCCCGCCGGGGTGGATGAGCGCGTCGCGGATGTCGTCCCGCTTGAGGA
This Streptomyces sp. NBC_01283 DNA region includes the following protein-coding sequences:
- a CDS encoding carbohydrate kinase family protein; protein product: MPPSYDLLVIGDANPDVIVGPLTGPLAFGQREQLVDAGSLTLGGSAAIMACGAARLGLKVAFAGRVGDDEAGRYMRDALNARGVDTQALRVDASRPTPLTVVLTQGDDRAILTSPGTLTAVSGDDVPAELLADTRHVHAASYFLQPRLAADLPRLLRTARWHGASTSLDTQDDPSGRWDPAALDAVLGETDILLPNAQEALHLAGLPAGTPQRAAELLAARVPLVAVKNGADGALCHNGHTLLTAPGLPSAPVDTVGAGDSFDAGFIAALLDERPPYEALLFAVACGSLSTRARGGTPAQPTRDEVLAHTTPSGAHAS
- a CDS encoding carbohydrate ABC transporter permease, coding for MTATTTVPKATARRATEPAALRRRRFRLAFSAWHVLLAPLALLFAVPLIWLLLSSVMTNAEINRFPPALWPSGIDLGGYRYVLGNAMFPRWLLNSAIVSAVAVASNLVFGALGGYAFARMRFRGSRALLVLMLATMAVPFQLTMIPTFLVMKKLGLIDTLGALIVPSLVTPFAVFLLRQFFLSLPRELEEAAWIDGCSRLRVLWSIVLPLARPALATVAVLTFLTTWNDLTWPLIAINHDTQYTLQLGLTTFQGQHHTRWSAVMAGNVLTVLPVLVAFLFAQKAFIRSVTSSGLKG
- a CDS encoding carbohydrate ABC transporter permease — its product is MPPLPRPLTLSPDASGQRALRRRRRSETVTAWAFISPAVLVILGLSVLPVVWSLLLSFQANDLVTPSRWVGLDNYRALSQDPHFSQAVRNTLLYTVLYVPLSIVIGLALALALNRRIRFVGLYRTLFFVPFVISATAQGVLFSFILDPEFGAANSVLHHLGISPQGFLTDSSQALFVLVAITLWSGTGLCTVIYLAALQDVDQSLIEAARLDGAGRRHLLRHVTLPALSPVSVFLLLWQTIQALQVFDLVYVTTKGGPLGSTTVIVYFIWEQAFKNFTAGYGAAAAYVLALALFVVAVVLRVVRGRERTLRTKAAA
- a CDS encoding ABC transporter substrate-binding protein — translated: MTAGPRAPGGPSRRGVLRAGGAAAIVAGGGTLAGCGTGPADGVGPDGRVTIQLWHGQTDTAAKVIKGLVARFQAAHPDIRVDMGGGVLADAMLQKITAALAAGSYPDIAYVFGSDLASVARSPEVVDLTDHVREGPTPWRNFWAPARQAVTINGRVRAMPALLDCLAVVCNKKLFAEAGLDLPEPGWTWDEFTDTARRLTDAGKGRFGTGWPGTGDEDTVWRMWPMVWDLGGDVIADDGHGIGFAKEGVRALEVVRDLVRDKSVYVDPKPGSEQMYQVFLSGRMGMVPTGPWQLPDITQAKVDYHVVPLPSFSRRPVTISGPDTWTVFDNGTARKRAARTFVTWLNQPGPDSRWAVEAGSLPLSRRSQDRPAWREHAADMPGLPVFTDAVTSARVRPVHAAYPRVSQSLGQAVVSVLLGRKSPADAVRTCAEEANAALLIPR
- a CDS encoding endo alpha-1,4 polygalactosaminidase; the encoded protein is MSLNRVLRRGVAASAALTATVAACLLVPSTASGATAAELPPAHAGFDYQIGGSYTPPAGVGTVSRDRTADPAPGLYNICYLNAFQVQPGAEGDWDPDLLLRDADGEVVYDGDWGEAVLDIRTAGKRERIAAKVGGWIDGCADKGFQAVEPDNYDTFTRFPDLLTADQAMSYVSLLSAHAHRQGLAAAQKNTPQLAGERERTGLDFAVAEECGAYDECGDYTAAFGDDVLVIEYTDDGLRKACAGFGDRLSIVRRDVGVSPAGGDGYVRRTC
- a CDS encoding DeoR/GlpR family DNA-binding transcription regulator, which translates into the protein MLRSDRHARILEHVAAQGSADVTQLSRLLGVSQATVRRDLRQLSDQRLLERTHGGAVLGGLSIEVPLQHRIDQRSPQKQAIAQAAAGLVPAGAVVGLTGGSTTTEVARLLADRGPVTIVTNAVNIAAALVLRPTVTLIVVGGTARSESYELVGPIAEKTLADHHTDIAFLGVDGISAVHGCTTHDQLEAATDRAFAGHSSRTVVVADHTKIGRATFARICPTAGVHTLVTDGGAPGGELDAIAADGVRVTVV
- the hemC gene encoding hydroxymethylbilane synthase; this encodes MSAPELIRIVSRSSPMALAQVERVRAELAALHPGIRTEVVPVTTSGDKWMGDLAKLGGKGAFTKEVDAALLAGEADLAVHCVKDVPADRPLPAGTTFAAFLKRDDIRDALIHPGGRTLDELPAGTRIGTSSVRRIAQLAASHPELECVPMRGNAGRRMEKLAAGDADALLLAVSGLERIDRMDVVTEVLSVETMCPPIGAGILALQCREEDTETIDAVSGLGDPEAWREATAERMFLHVLQGHCNSPIAGYARCERGGDLSLRARVFTPDGKTVLNAHEWAGPLDPATLGTSVAVTLLRQGARELIDSIAH